The following proteins are co-located in the Tachysurus vachellii isolate PV-2020 chromosome 17, HZAU_Pvac_v1, whole genome shotgun sequence genome:
- the mrps17 gene encoding 28S ribosomal protein S17, mitochondrial, with the protein MSVKQASVHAKWIIGRVIGTKMRKTTKVRVTRLVLDPYLLKFYNKRKTYFAHDALEQCTVGDIVLLKALPERRTKHVRHELAEIVFKVGAVVDPLTGKKVAGPTYLEPLTDSTENPEASLTEKLQQMNISASPPPPNS; encoded by the exons ATGTCTGTGAAACAAGCCTCGGTTCATGCTAAATGGATCATTGGGCGAGTCATTGGGACCAAGATGAGGAAAACAACAAAAGTTCGTGTTACTAGACTGGTCCTAGATCCTTATTTACTCAAG TTTTACAACAAAAGGAAGACGTACTTCGCCCATGACGCTTTGGAGCAGTGCACGGTTGGGGACATCGTACTGCTGAAGGCTTTACCAGAAAGGCGAACCAAACATGTCAGGCATGAACTGGCGGAGATTGTGTTTAAAGTCGGGGCCGTGGTCGATCCCCTGACTGGCAAGAAAGTTGCAGGTCCGACGTATCTGGAGCCTCTCACTGACTCCACGGAAAATCCAGAGGCATCTTTAACGGAAAAATTACAACAGATGAACATTTCTGCATCTCCTCCACCACCGAACTCTTAA
- the LOC132860425 gene encoding dynein heavy chain-like, producing the protein MPGKYAVQRVVEVVQYGAQRVVGVVKDGEQSYGEQRVVSVVQYGEQRVVSVVQYGKQRVVSVVQYGKQRVVGVVQYGEQRVVGVVQYGEQRVVGVVQYGEQRVVGDVQDGKQRVRVVSVVQYGEQRVVGVVQYGKLRAVRVVQDGEQRAVSVVQYGKLRAVRVVQDGEQRAVSVVQYGKQRVVGVVQYGEQRVVSVVQYGKQRVVGVVQYGEQRVVGVVQYGEQRVVGVVQYGEQRVVGDVQDGKQRVVSVVQDGEQRVVGDVQYGEQRVYGKLRAVRVVQDGEQRAVSVVQYGKLRAVRVVQDGEQRAVSVVQDGEQRVVGVVQYGEQRVVGDVQDGEQRVVSVVQYGKLRAVRVVQDGEQRVVSVVQDGEQRVVGVVQYGEQRVVGDVQYGKQRAVRVVQDGEQRAVSVVQDGEQRVVSVVQDGEQRVVSVVQDGEQRAVSVVQDGEQRVVSVVQDGEQRVVSVVQDGEQRAVSVVQYGKQRAVSVVQDGEQRVVSVVQDGEQRAVSVVQDGEQRVVSVVQDGEQRVVGVVQDGEQRVVSVVQYGEQRVVGVVQYGEQRVVGDVQYGEQRVVGDVQYGEQRVVGVVQYGKQRAVSVVQDGEQSVKGPSLCYCHWGCEPDLLTSLSSRVASPLLNIPL; encoded by the exons TATGGAGAGCAGAGGGTGGTGAGTGTTGTCCAGTATGGAGAGCAGAGGGTGGTGAGTGTTGTCCAGTATGGAAAGCAGAGGGTGGTGAGTGTTGTCCAGTATGGAAAGCAGAGGGTGGTGGGTGTTGTCCAGTATGGAGAGCAGAGGGTGGTGGGTGTTGTCCAGTATGGAGAGCAGAGGGTGGTGGGTGTTGTCCAGTATGGAGAGCAGAGGGTGGTGGGTGATGTCCAGGATGGAAAACAGAGGGTG AGGGTGGTGAGTGTTGTCCAGTATGGAGAGCAGAGGGTGGTGGGTGTTGTCCAGTATGGAAAACTGAGGGCGGTGAGGGTTGTCCAGGATGGAGAGCAGAGGGCGGTGAGTGTTGTCCAGTATGGAAAACTGAGGGCGGTGAGGGTTGTCCAGGATGGAGAGCAGAGGGCGGTGAGTGTTGTCCAGTATGGAAAGCAGAGGGTGGTGGGTGTTGTCCAGTATGGAGAGCAGAGGGTGGTGAGTGTTGTCCAGTATGGAAAGCAGAGGGTGGTGGGTGTTGTCCAGTATGGAGAGCAGAGGGTGGTGGGTGTTGTCCAGTATGGAGAGCAGAGGGTGGTGGGTGTTGTCCAGTATGGAGAGCAGAGGGTGGTGGGTGATGTCCAGGATGGAAAACAGAGGGTGGTGAGTGTTGTCCAGGATGGAGAGCAGAGGGTGGTGGGTGATGTCCAGTATGGAGAGCAGAGGGTG TATGGAAAACTGAGGGCGGTGAGGGTTGTCCAGGATGGAGAGCAGAGGGCGGTGAGTGTTGTCCAGTATGGAAAACTGAGGGCGGTGAGGGTTGTCCAGGATGGAGAGCAGAGGGCGGTGAGTGTTGTCCAGGATGGAGAGCAGAGGGTGGTGGGTGTTGTCCAGTATGGAGAGCAGAGGGTGGTGGGTGATGTCCAGGATGGAGAGCAGAGGGTGGTGAGTGTTGTCCAGTATGGAAAACTGAGGGCGGTGAGGGTTGTCCAGGATGGAGAGCAGAGGGTGGTGAGTGTTGTCCAGGATGGAGAGCAGAGGGTGGTGGGTGTTGTCCAGTATGGAGAGCAGAGGGTGGTGGGTGATGTCCAGTATGGAAAGCAGAGGGCGGTGAGGGTTGTCCAGGATGGAGAGCAGAGGGCGGTGAGTGTTGTCCAGGATGGAGAGCAGAGGGTGGTGAGTGTTGTCCAGGATGGAGAGCAGAGGGTGGTGAGTGTTGTCCAGGATGGAGAGCAGAGGGCGGTGAGTGTTGTCCAGGATGGAGAGCAGAGGGTGGTGAGTGTTGTCCAGGATGGAGAGCAGAGGGTGGTGAGTGTTGTCCAGGATGGAGAGCAGAGGGCGGTGAGTGTTGTCCAGTATGGAAAGCAGAGGGCGGTGAGTGTTGTCCAGGATGGAGAGCAGAGGGTGGTGAGTGTTGTCCAGGATGGAGAGCAGAGGGCGGTGAGTGTTGTCCAGGATGGAGAGCAGAGGGTGGTGAGTGTTGTCCAGGATGGAGAGCAGAGGGTGGTGGGTGTTGTCCAGGATGGAGAGCAGAGGGTGGTGAGTGTTGTCCAGTATGGAGAGCAGAGGGTGGTGGGTGTTGTCCAGTATGGAGAGCAGAGGGTGGTGGGTGATGTCCAGTATGGAGAGCAGAGGGTGGTGGGTGATGTCCAGTATGGAGAGCAGAGGGTGGTGGGTGTTGTCCAGTATGGAAAGCAGAGGGCGGTGAGTGTTGTCCAGGATGGAGAGCAGTCAGTCAAGGGTCCTTCTCTGTGCTACTGTcactggggatgtg AGCCTGACCTCCTCACCAGTCTGTCCAGTCGTGTAGCATCCCCCTTGTTGAATATACCATTATAG
- the fam114a2 gene encoding protein FAM114A2, translating to MSDSEHSAADPQEETKCHVSKEPPSPPPPSHSESSHDVQSDSPADVAPTRKTRKRPENKPPPEVQESPETASVTENASKASTQTAVTQGGWGSWGSWGKSLLSSATATVATVGQGLSQVIEKAETSLGIPSPTELSAQMEKEDGAEDNIPSPSSSSEGKPAEGDGNVLGSAIGMLSSLSSVMQNTSKTVISGGLDALEFIGKKTMDVIAEGDPGFKRTKGLMNRTSTLSQVLREAKEREEQQTAKDVTSETEKKAHYGMLFDEFQGLSHLEALEILSRESEAKVKSVLTTLSGKELSALRDDLEQIKESFSMMEFDDEEVDDPQVDEGENFVKELTDGLKKLQISTTAERLGKARKKAFDRIMDTKSPSEAKQQQEEGSEHEGTVTKCTVEDVHFSAITSLAELTARSIEQFHKVAEMLLHTSTDGVTALEQAKVLAQITVVLCKEISVLSKKFTACLATVGSNEKGEVLNPLITGVFLEASNSASYIQDAFQLLMPVLEVSHIERTADSSH from the exons ATGTCGGACAGCGAACACTCAGCCGCTGACCCACAGGAGGAAACGAAATGCCACGTCTCTAAAGAGCCaccctcaccaccaccaccctcaCACAGCGAATCCTCGCATGATGTGCAGAGCGACAGCCCCGCCGATGTAGCCCCGACTCGAAAGACGAGGAAGAGACCGGAGAACAAACCACCTCCTGAGGTTCAGGAAAGCCCAGAAACAGCCAGTGTGACAGAAAATGCATCGAAG gcTTCTACACAGACAGCTGTAACCCAAGGTGGTTGGGGTAGCTGGGGAAGTTGGGGGAAGTCTCTTCTTTCTTCAGCCACCGCCACTGTTGCCACCGTAG GCCAAGGACTGTCTCAGGTCATCGAGAAGGCAGAGACGTCTCTGGGAATTCCCAGTCCTACAGAGCTCTCTGCtcagatggaaaaggaagatgGTGCAGAAGACAACATACCCT CTCCTTCCAGCTCCAGTGAAGGAAAACCTGCAGAAGGAGACGGGAACGTGTTGGGAAGTGCTATTGGAATGCTGTCGTCTCTGTCCAGTGTCATGCAGAACACA AGTAAAACGGTGATAAGTGGAGGACTGGATGCTTTGGAGTTTATTGGTAAGAAGACGATGGATGTGATAGCCGAAGGAGACCCCGGCTTCAAAAGAACGAAAGGCCTGATGAACAGAACATCCACGTTGTCACAG GTTTTAAGGGAGGCAAAGGAACGAGAGGAACAGCAGACAGCCAAGGACGTCACCTCGGAAACAGAGAAGAAAGCTCATTATGGGATGCTGTTTGATGAGTTCCAGGGTCTGTCGCATCTAGAAGCTTTAGAGATCCTGTCCAGGGAGAGTGAAGCCAAG GTGAAATCGGTGTTGACTACGTTATCGGGCAAGGAGCTGAGCGCTCTGAGGGACGATCTGGAGCAGATCAAGGAGTCCTTCTCCATGATGGAGTTTGATGATGAGGAGGTAGACGATCCACAAG TCGATGAAGGTGAAAATTTTGTTAAGGAACTGACTGATGGTCTTAAAAAGCTTCAAATATCCACAACAGCAGAGAGACTTGGCAAG gCTAGGAAGAAGGCATTCGACCGAATTATGGACACGAAGAGCCCAAGTGAAGCCAAGCAGCAGCAAGAAGAAGGCAGCGAGCACGAGGGCACGGTGACTAAGTGCACTGTCGAG GATGTTCACTTCTCAGCCATCACAAGCTTGGCAGAACTCACAGCCAGATCCATTGAACAGTTCCACAAGGTGGCAGAAATGCTTCTTCACACCAGCACTGACGGAGTCACCGCTCTGGAGCAAGCCAAAGTCTTGGCACA aATCACAGTCGTTCTCTGCAAGGAGATATCAGTGCTGTCGAAAAAATTCACAGCTTGTTTAGCTACAGTCGGG TCAAATGAAAAAGGAGAAGTGCTGAATCCGTTAATCACTGGAGTTTTCCTGGAG GCCTCCAACAGTGCTTCCTATATCCAGGATGCCTTCCAGCTCTTAATGCCAGTGCTAGAAGTATCTCACATCGAAAGAACAGCAGACTCGAGTCACTGA